The segment CTCCAATCGAACACAATATCATGCTCGTGTGGTCCATATGGGAACAGACCAGCACTCGTATTTTGTTCATGTGTCTAAATGAGATATCCGCTCATGTTAAAAGGCTTGTACATGTATTTAGCCTTGTAACATCTTTCGAGCCATCAATGTACAACTTTACAACCACCACTTTTAGCAGCTCGAGTCTGGTTGTTCTGGCTGCCGCCACCATAGACACTATAACATGGACAAACATCGTTGAAGCAACCACAAGACACAGGTGCATGCCTCTTAACGcaatttggatgaaattgaaattgaaaagaaCAACAGAATCTATATGCCACATAAGAAAATTGGTATTCCAATAATCATATTAGGGAAACCAATAGAACAAATATAAAGAATTCCTAAATTGGTTCAATTTTTCACCCTACACTGACAAAAGAAACAGGTTCTCTCCTTCCATGGATTTGTACAAAATTATGTGGCTTCTGAAGATCAGTAACCTCACTTCCTTTTTCTGAAAATGTAAAGGGAATCCACGATAACTAATTAGTCTCGTTCttggaaaagaaaaatgtgCAATGGGCACCATCCATCGCGGGTAAATAATGCTGAAGAAGATTGCCATACTACAAAAGAACCATGCTAAATCCTAGAGTTCCTAGAATCATCATCAGTGTTGTTGAAAAGGCGTTGTTGTTTAAGTACCGGGCAGGATAGGCTGATGAGCTCGTGGAGTCCATAGCTGGAGCTGTGCCATTTAGGAAAGTAGCGTTTTTGCCATTACTGCTGCACCACCAACATTTAACAAAATAGTTTAGTTGCGAAATTAAAGTGGAGTTATTTCGCAAGACACAAACGCTGATAAAGATTTGATTTAAAGGTTTAAAAAAGTGCATTGTTTCATAACACTAATACATTATGACAGGAAAGTTACCTTGAAAATAGACAAGTACCATGACCTGAAATATGCAAATATTAGAATAATTAGTCTCTTTAAGTTTCATCCTGTTAAAAAGGAAATGACATAATTTTTGGCTAGATTGACAAAATGCTTACTTGGATTAGTTGTGGTGATTGTAGCCACCCCGGTGAAGTCACAAGTCCCGGGAGCCTTCCCCATCATGTGATAGTAAGCATCAAAAGCATATGTAGCATGTGCAGCCACGTTATCTGGGTCATAACACGGTCCTCCCTGCATCAATGGTGCACAATTTACCTTACCAGTTCCGCAAGCCCAATCCAAACCAGCCTGTAGCATTTTAGCATCCGCCCCTTCTTTTGCAACGCAGTAAGTCTGGTTTGAAGTATTGTTTGCAAAAAGAGATCCTGATTCAGTCAACCGTAGAATATAAACTGGTGTGCCATTGTTGTTAAATAGTCCCCAATTCTTCTCTGACAAAGGCCCTGCCTTAGCATCTTCATTGTATAGCTCATAGATGTAAGTACTAACAGCAATACCGGGATGCTTGGGAGTTCCGGTTTTGTTTAGCACATGTTTTATCAGATTGCTGTTGTATGTGTTGGCATTGTCTACAGTAGCATCAGGTTCGTTCGATTCACCCACTGATGGCCAGCCTGATTCAGTCACCATAACAGGAATATTGGTGAAATTGACATCAGCCATCGCAAAATAAGCAGCATCGATCATTGCATCAAAGACGTTAGTATAATGCAAAAGTGTGTTGGAGTCCACAGCTTCTTTGTTTGCAGCTAGAGGCTTGAAGAGAGCATAATCTAGCGGAATAACACCATTCGATTGCATGTAGTCGTAATAAGGATAGACatttagcatgaaataagaatTAGTGGACTGAAGGAATTTGAGCAGAGGTATTAATACTGGCTTCACACTGTGATTGAAGAAGGCTTGAGATGGGGGGAACGAGTCGAGGATGATGGTAGAAGCTAGAGGTGTTGAAACTTTTATCTGCCTGTCCAGGTTCGATGCCAAAAGGGCTGAATGAACGAACTTAAGGGCGTTGACAAGGATCGGTGCAGCATTTGGAAGAGCTGATAGAACCTCGGAACCAACACATATGGTTGTAATGTTGGTAGCTGGATAATGTGAGATAATATTTTGGGTAACCCAATTAGCAGCAGTGGTATTTGACTGACCAACACCAAGGATCTGTTCATTAGGCACAGAAACAGCGACTTTGATGCCTGTATTTGCAAGTGCAAGGAGCATACCACGGTCAGCATTGAAGAGGCGAACATGTCGAATTTGCTGTGCTTTAAGAAGTGCAACTACTTGAGTTGGATGTGGCATGTCCGAGAGCTCCGTTCCAATGTTTACTCCAATAAAGACATCTGCATGGAAGGCGGAAAAATTGAACTAAATATTATTCTCTTCTCACTATATCCAAGTTCAAGTAATAGGTCATATTTTACATCTAACAATTAACAAACAATTTAATCCATCAATATGATAGGGTTCAAGAAGTTCATTCTACATTTCCACATGATAGTTTGACAAGAGACAGAAAAATGAGCTTGGACATCTATCTATTAATCTACTTGAAAATCTTGGTTTTAACTTAATCATAACAACTACTTGGTATAAAAAAAGGAACTTATTTAAATATGCAtcaatattatgtattttattactGTAGTGGCCAGACTAACTGGTGCACACGACTATTCCGTATGGTACCTAATCCCTCCAATTAGCACGGACACCAAATAACTGGTCACCAGAGTAGGTAAATCAGAAGAAATCACCTAGAGCTTTTTGTCTTGGTTGTAACACATTTTATTGACCTCTAAGTCACACCTAGAGTGCTGTTTATGCATCAATTATTGAACACTAGAAGCACAATATTCCAAATCAGAATCATAACCAAGAGATAATAAATTGAGAATGGGAAGCTGGGACCATGTACTTGGCCAACTTGCTGGTAATCTGGGAGCATGCCAATGTGGACTAGTATTAAAAAGCACATGAAATTAGTTGTACATCAGGTTCTTCCTGctttttttttgcatatgaGATATTTGTTCtattctttgttctttttctcaTGCATGATTATAAATCTCAGAGATCTGGTTTCGGTTGCCTAACACATATATTCACTCTTTACTTGAGAAAAAGCAAAACTTTAACACAAGTGAGGTCCGAAGAGGGTAAGATATACGCAGACCTTACCGCTACCCCTTAGTAAAATTCTCTTTATTTCTACTTGCTATCTCCCACCAACAGAAGTACGAGATAACTCTGATGACCGATGCTTAGATAAATGGGAAGAACTCAACCAACTCCTTAGTGTCTACGTAAATTCAGACACCTCACATAGTTTTCAACCACTTCATTAAGCACCACTACATCGGATGACACGCCGTAGTAAAAGCTTCTCTTTTTTTCCCCTCTTTTGGTAGCAGGTGGCCAAAATATACCGTGCACCAAGAAGTAACGGATAACTCTGTCCATCAATACTAAGGCAAATGGGAAGAACTCAAGAAGTCACCTTAACTCCTTTCGTTATGAAGATTTTGAACCTCATCTGTGTTTTTCACCCACCTCATTAACCACTAGATCAGTTGAAAACAccct is part of the Solanum pennellii chromosome 8, SPENNV200 genome and harbors:
- the LOC107029045 gene encoding glucan endo-1,3-beta-glucosidase 2-like isoform X1, with protein sequence METNKSLLFLLFLAVSAVLADEDVFIGVNIGTELSDMPHPTQVVALLKAQQIRHVRLFNADRGMLLALANTGIKVAVSVPNEQILGVGQSNTTAANWVTQNIISHYPATNITTICVGSEVLSALPNAAPILVNALKFVHSALLASNLDRQIKVSTPLASTIILDSFPPSQAFFNHSVKPVLIPLLKFLQSTNSYFMLNVYPYYDYMQSNGVIPLDYALFKPLAANKEAVDSNTLLHYTNVFDAMIDAAYFAMADVNFTNIPVMVTESGWPSVGESNEPDATVDNANTYNSNLIKHVLNKTGTPKHPGIAVSTYIYELYNEDAKAGPLSEKNWGLFNNNGTPVYILRLTESGSLFANNTSNQTYCVAKEGADAKMLQAGLDWACGTGKVNCAPLMQGGPCYDPDNVAAHATYAFDAYYHMMGKAPGTCDFTGVATITTTNPSHGTCLFSSSNGKNATFLNGTAPAMDSTSSSAYPARYLNNNAFSTTLMMILGTLGFSMVLL
- the LOC107029045 gene encoding glucan endo-1,3-beta-glucosidase 2-like isoform X2, producing the protein METNKSLLFLLFLAVSAVLADEDVFIGVNIGTELSDMPHPTQVVALLKAQQIRHVRLFNADRGMLLALANTGIKVAVSVPNEQILGVGQSNTTAANWVTQNIISHYPATNITTICVGSEVLSALPNAAPILVNALKFVHSALLASNLDRQIKVSTPLASTIILDSFPPSQAFFNHSVKPVLIPLLKFLQSTNSYFMLNVYPYYDYMQSNGVIPLDYALFKPLAANKEAVDSNTLLHYTNVFDAMIDAAYFAMADVNFTNIPVMVTESGWPSVGESNEPDATVDNANTYNSNLIKHVLNKTGTPKHPGIAVSTYIYELYNEDAKAGPLSEKNWGLFNNNGTPVYILRLTESGSLFANNTSNQTYCVAKEGADAKMLQAGLDWACGTGKVNCAPLMQGGPCYDPDNVAAHATYAFDAYYHMMGKAPGTCDFTGVATITTTNPSHGTCLFSSNGKNATFLNGTAPAMDSTSSSAYPARYLNNNAFSTTLMMILGTLGFSMVLL